The following DNA comes from Haloarchaeobius salinus.
CCGTCGATATCTCCCGATTAAACGTCCCCGTAAGCCGCTAATAATGGGCTAAACCCACCCCGCGAACTGATAGTTTCGCTGAAGAGTCGGCCACCTTTTTGTGCTAGCGAGTTAACAGGACACCTGTCGTATGGGGGTTGCAAAAGCGAAGGGGGACGAGGAGGCACAGCCTTCCACACGTGTCTCCGAGGACGAGCTGTTCGACGTGCTCTCGAACCACCGCCGACGGTACGCGGTGCACGTCATGAAACGAGAGGACGCGGAGCGACTGGAGCTCGGCCCGATGGCCGAGCAGATCGCGGCCTGGGAAAACGAGGTCGAACTGGCGGAGGTGGGCTACGAGGAGCGCAAGCGGGTCTACACCGCGCTCCAGCAGCAGCACCTGCCGATGATGGACGACGCGGGCGTCGTCGAGTTCGACAAGGACCGGGGGGTCGTCGAGCCGACGCCCGCGCTCGCGGACGTGGACCTCTACCTGGACGTCGTCCGGGGGAAGGAGATCCCCTGGAACGAGTACTACCTCGGGCTCTCGGCGGTCTCGGTGGCGCTCGTGGCCGGCGTGGGGCTGGACGTGACGCCCTTCACCGTCCTTCCGGAGTTCGCCTGGATGGTGTTCATCGTGGTCTCGTTCGCCTGCTCGGCGCTGGCCCACCGCTACTACGTCGCCGAGCTCGAACTCGGCGGGGACGGGGAACCACCGGAACTGGAGGGATGACACGCCTCAAGCTGCTGAGCGCCGTGCTCGCCGTGGCGGCAGCAGCCGCGCTCGTCACCGGAAGTGCGGGCTTCTCGTCGGTGACTGCCGAGCGAGGCGTCTCGGTCAGCGTCGTCGAGGACGACCAGGCGCTCGTGAACGTCGAGGCCTGCTACACGTCGGCGAACCCGAACCAGGGGACCCAGACGCCGGTAACGGTCAGGGTGACGAACCAGCTCCCGAGCGCCCTGACCGTCGAGCACGTGAACGACGTGGACGTCACGGATGGCCAGGAGACCGTCGCCCCCGGCGGGCAGGTGATGTTCAACCAGCCCTACGACTCGCCGGTGTCCGCGGTCACCGTCGAACTCGAGAGCGAGGGTGGGACGGGCGTCACGCTGACCCGGACGGTCGTCGAGAAGTCGAACTGTCCGTTCCAGGCCGGGAACGGGGAGAATGGTGGCAACGGAGCCGGCGGCCCCAGCGATGGTGACGACAACGAGGACGACGACGGCGATGATACCGACGAGAGCGACGACGACTGAGCAGTCGGTTCTTCCAGCTCAGGCACGCTCGTAGACGATCATCCCACCACGCTCGGTGCGCTCGACGACGCCACGTTCTTCGAGGACGTCGAGGTGCCCGATAGCCTCGCTCATCCCCGAGAACTGCTCGGTCACGGGGAGGTCCTCGAACAGGCCCGCCATCACGTCGACCGCGGTCATCGGGCCGTCGAGCAGTTCGCGCACGTCGTCCGTGCGCTGCTCGTGTGCGTCGAGTATCTCCCGGATGCGGCCCGACGGGTCGGTGATGACGTCACGGTGCCCCGGGAGCAGTCGGTCGTAGCCGGCGTCGTGCTGGCGCTCCAGGCAGTCGTTGTAACGCGGGAGGACGCGTGGGCGCTCCCCACCGGGCTCCGTGGGCGGCTGGAGGAACGGGTTGGGTGTGATGTCCGGCAGGACGTTGTCGCCGACGATACAGACGCTGTCGCCGTCGTCGTCCTCGTAGGTGAACGTCAGCTCGCCGAGGGCGTGCCCGGTGACCTCGTCCACCGCGAGCTCGGTGCCCGCGACGGTGACGGTGTCCCCCGCCGCGAGGGACACGTCCACGTCCACGTCGGGGGCGTAGTTGAGGAACGCCTCGGGGAGTTCGGTGACGGTGTCGGCCGTCGCCGCGGACATCCCGTTGCGCTCGAAGAAGTCGGTGAAGAACTCCCGTTCGTACGCCCAGCGGCCCGCGAAGTCCCCGACGATCTCGGCACAGGGATCGCTCGCGTACACCGTCGCGCCGCGTTCGGCGAACCGGTGGGCGCTCCCGAAGTGGTCGGGATGGGGGTGGGTCACGAGCACCTGCTCGACGTCGTCGGGGCTCAGGTCGTTCTCCTCGAGCGCCGTGAGGAGCTCGGTCCACGCCTCCTCGCCGTCCGGGCCGGGGTCGACCAGCGTGCGCCCGGCGAGGTAGGCGTTGATCGGGCCGACCTGGAAGGGCGTCGGGATCGGATACCGCTCGAACATACTCGGGAGTGACCCCTCTCGGTGGTAAACCCTTGGGCCACGGCGAAAACGGTGGGTCGGCGGGACAGGCAGGAGCGGGGTCCGGGTGATGCCCACGGTCCCCTGGCGCGTCTCTGCGCGCCTGTGGCATGACTTTCTATGGCTATGGGAGTCCAGACGGCGGCTGTGGCACGGTGTGGATTCCTCGCCGACCGCAGTTTTAGGTCTGCCTAACAATTACAAAAAGCCACCGGTTTTGGCTGGCCTAAAGACGGCGGGTTTTGACCTTCTACTGGCGACAGTTTTATAGCCCGTTCCGGCGTACTCCCGTCTATGAACCGCCACTTCAGAGACGCACGCTACCACGCCCGACGTACCGCCGAAGAACTCTATGCTGGCGTCGAGATGGAGCTCGAACCCGTCCGCGAACGCGTCGAAGCCCGCATCGACGAGTACCGCGGCGTCGAGGAACCAGAGCCCGAACCGACCCGCACCGAGCGCGCACGCCAGGTCGGCGTGAGCGCCCGCGACCGCCTCGGCGGAATGCCCATCAGCCGGTAACCCGGAAGGCAACCCTTAAGTTTCGGAACCGGGTAGCGACAGGTGTCGCGGGTTGGTGGTCTAGTCCGGTTATGACACCTCCTTCACACGGAGGAAGTCGGCAGTTCAAATCTGCCCCAACCCACTAAGATTCTCACCGTTTCTGAAGGAAGAGCGGACGCGCCGTAGCGACCGCTCTCGCGGCCGGAATCGGCGGAATCGGGGTTGGCGATTCTGGCGGTCGAAATCCTATTCCAGTAAGTTCCTTGGCGCGGCCCCTCGCCGTCGTGCGGTTCTCGTATCCGAGAGGTGGTCAGCGTGAGTGCCGAGAGGCGGTTCGGTATCTCGGCCGAGGAGCTTCGGGTCCGCGAGAAGGCCCGCCCGAAGCCGACCACGCGCATATCGGGGGAAAGACGGCCCGACGGTGGTCAGAGCCGCCGTTCGACCTCGGAGAGCACGGTCGGCGGGAGGTCGAGCCGGGCGAGGAACGCGCGGCGCTGGCGACCGTCGCCGTGGCCCGCGACGAAACCGTTCAGTCGCGCCGCGACGGTCGAGTCGACGAGGCCATCGCCGAGGTGGTCGACGACCTCGTCCCCGAGAACAGGCGTCGACCGCAGCTCGTACTTCTGGTGGTAGTCCTCGGCCAGGGTGAAGGCGTCGAGCGGCTCGATGGCCGTCTCGACCGCGCGGTGGGTCCGTGCGACGACGCGTTCGCGGACCCGCTCTGCGGCGGCAGCCTGCTCGTCGTCGTCGGTCAGCACGACGCTGCGGTACTGGCGCTTGCCCGTCGCGGCGGGGGTGTGGCAGTCCCAGAACGCCTCCAGCAGCGCCTCGTAGGACAGCTCCTCGGGGTCGTACTCGACCTGGACGACCTCGGTGTGGTCGCCGAGCGAGTGGTACGTCGGGCTTGCCGTGTCCCCGCCGGCGTAGCCCACGCGGGTTCGGACGACGCCCGGCAGCGCGCCGAAGCGGGCCTCGGGGCCCCAGAAACAGCCCGCGCCGAACGTCGCGGTCGTGGTTTCGCTCGACGGCGGGGCGGCCGCGTCGATGCTCGCCGGGTCGGTCGGCTGATCCATACGCAGGTGACGGGCTCGCCGGGGTTGGGTCCGTCGAAACGGGGCCGCACCGAGTTCCGCATTCGTCTCGCCCGTTCGGGAGCGCTCGTCGAGACCGTACTTCGGGGGGTTATCGCGTCGCGGTCCCTCTTCGAAGGCTGCTCAACGGTCGCGCGCTGGCCTTCGGCCACGGGTCACCTCGCTTTGCAGTACCGCAGTCACGGGCCTCATCGTCGAACGCCGGTCCGGCTATCGGATTCAGCGAGCCCTGAGCCCGAGAGGGTAGGCGTACTCGCGTCGCTCCGGGGGACCTCATGGTTGGTGAAACGCCGGTAGAACCTTCCGGCAGCTTTTCACGTCGGTCCATGGTACCACGTGGCGTGCCCCGTCTCCGAACCATTCTCGTCCTCCTCGGGTGCCTCGTCCTCCTCGCCGGCTGTAGTGGCGAGCCGGAGGCCGACACGACGTCCACGCCGATGGACACCGAGCCGCCGAACCGGGCCACCGATCACAGTACCGTCGAACCGACGACTGTCGGCACGCCTGCGACTCGGACGGCGGTGCCGACGGTCACAGCGTCGACCGGGGTGACGGATCCGCCCGACCCCCGAGCTGTCGGGACGAACTTCGAGCCCAACCAGTCCCTGGACACGATATACCGGCGTGTCGAGACACTCCGCGGTCTGACCGCACGGGAACAGGTGAACGTCTCCGTCCACGGAATCGACATCGTCAACCCCGAGACCAACGAGCGGATGCAGGTCGGTGACCCCTTCGACTACCCCGACGACGCCGCGGGCATGGGCGAACCCCAGACGAAGGCCCTCCAGCTGTACTCCTCGGAGCCGGTGCCCCTCAGGGGGCTCGCAGCGGCCGGGATGGCGCGAGCCACCGCGGTCAACGTGGCGAACGAGAGCGCCTACGAGCGCATCGCCGACGACTCCTTCGAGATACTCCTCGTCCACGAGTTCGCACACACGCTGCAGGAACAACACGGCCTCAACGAACACCTGCGAACGGGAGCCACCGAGACGACCGACGCGGACCTCGCGGGCATGATGCTGAGCGAAGGCGACGCCACCCTCACCGCGTACCGGTACTGGCAGGAGTACGACGCCGGTGGCGGGGACCCGCTCTCGCTACGGAACAGGACGACCGAACGCGGCGACTGGACGCACGGATTCTTCGACAAGACGCGGTACTACGGTGCTCGATACCTGCAGACCGTCCCCGAAGACCACTGGAACGGACACGTCGCCCATCCGCCGGACACGACCGCAGAGGTGATGCATCCGAACACGACCTGGGACCTGCCAGGACCGGCAGTCTCCGCGCCCGCTCCGGCCGGCTGGACGGCGAACAGTCGGAACCGCGTCGGTGAGCTCACCATCCGGTATACGCTCCGGACGAACGGAATCGCGTACGAACGAGCGGCCACCGCGAGCACGGGGTGGTGGAACGATTCGATGCGGACGTTCCAGCGCCCAGACGGTATCGCGACGTCCTGGTCGACGCGCTGGGCGAACGAGCGAGACGCAAGGGAGTTCGCGAACGCCTGGCGTGCAGTACTCGAGAATCGGGACGCGACGCACGACGACGACGTCTACAGGGTTCCCGGAACCGAACACACCCCGGAACTGTCCTACGTGATCGCCCGCGACGGGCCGGTCGTCCACATCGCAGCCGCGTCCACGACGGCGGACGCACGCGCTATCGCGGCCGCCAGTGGCGCGTCGAACAGCTCGCCGGCGGTCGCGCCAGCGGCGTCCGCGGATGCGAGCAGCGCGGACCCCATCGACGACTGCACGCCGCGACGCGCCCACTCCGGTTCGACCGGGACCGCCCAACGCCGGACTGGCGACGGAGGGGTCGCGACCACCTGCGCGCACCACCAGGACACGACCCCCGTGAGCGTCGACACCGACGGGGACGGCATCTCCGACTTCGTCGAGCGGAGCCAGGCCATCGGCCATCATCCGCGGGTGATCCTCCCCGAACTCCACCCCACCGAGAAGGACGTCGTCGTCGACGTGGTCTACGCCACTTCCGTCGCAGACGACCAGCGATTGAGCGAACGACAACTGGCGAACATGCGGTCGACGTGGGCGGGATTCCCCGTTGAGAACCCCGGCAACACGTCGGGCGTTCACCTCCACGTTCGGACCCTCGACAGCACGGAACTCGACGGCGAGTTCGGCACGGATTTCGACGATGCCGACCTCGACGCGTTCTACGAGCGGCGCTACGGCCAGCCACCGGGAGACGGTGTGGTCAATCTGGTCGTCGTCTCGGCGTTCGACGTCGGGTCCCCGGCGGTGGTCGCGTTCGGGTCCAGCGGCGGGAACGTCGCCGTGGTCCGAGCGAGCGAGTCCCGGCCCCTCGTCGTCACGCACGAACTCATGCACCTCGTTCTTGGCTCCATCCACGGCGAGCGCGACTGCGACGTCGCGACCGACAGCAGCCACACGTGCCGGGGGTACCTCGCACCCGGCGGGCAGGCCGAGCCGTTCCTCACCGAGCTGCTGGCGCAAGCGCTCAATCGCCCCTGGTCGAACCCGAACCCATCAGCCGACGACAACCGCACGGTCGTGGGTCACCGACCTGTCGCTTGAGAGTCGGCAGCGTCGAAGGGGACGGAGCGGGTCGTGCCGGGTTCGCAGGTGCGAACGGTCGTGTCAGTCCAGTCCCTACCGGCGGTGATGTCGAAGACGCCACCCGGGCCCAGCGGGCGACCGGTGTTCGGGAGCAGCAGGCGCTACGCACAGGACCCGTTCGCGTTCCTGACGGCGCTCGAAGGGTCGTACGGACGCATCGCACAGTTCGACATGGGGCCACTGAACACGTACATGATCGCGGACCCGGCCACCATCGAGCGGGTGCTCGTTTCCGAGGCGGACACGTTCCGGAAACCGGCGTTCCAGGACGACCCGCTCGGGGCACTGGAGCTGTTGCCGACGCCGACGGCGCATCCCGCCGTTGGTCTCGAGATGCGGGTCGAGCGTCGCGAGACCTGACCCGAGTGCGCCGGCGACGCCGTCACGCAGCCGTTCCGCCGGTCACCGCCGCGTCCGCCCGGGGCCGCGGTTGATCCGCTGGAACGACTCCAGGAGGGCGTCGAAGTCGTCGAGCGTCCGTCGGAGTTCGCCCTCCAGCTGTTCGAGTTCGTCGCGGAGCGCCCGCAGGTCGGACGTGTCCTCGAGGACGCCGGGGCCGTGTTCGAGTTCGAGGAGTTGGCGTTTGGTGGCGAGCTGGCGGTAGCGTCGGAGGTCGTCCCCGTGTTCGCGAGCGGTCAGCTGTTGTTCGATGACGGCGACGAGCTCGTCGGCTTGGACTGGCTTGCAGACGTAGTCGTCGAACGATAGCTCGAGGATGTCGAAGTCGGGATCGACGGCGGTGACGACCACGACGGCGGGGTCGTCGTCGCGGCGTTCGAGTCGGTCCATGACCTCGTCGCCGGAGCAGCCGGGCATCCGTCGGTCGAGGAGGACGACGTCGACCCCGTCGAGATTGGAGAGGACCGCCTCGCCGTCGTAGACGGTCCGGACGTCGTACTCGTTCCGGAGCCAGAGTGTGTACATGTCGGCCAGCTTCTCCTCGTCGTCGACGACGAGGACCGTCGGTTGCTCGGTGTCGTCCCCTGACATCACTGGACCGTACGAGGAGTGTCACAGAGTTATAGTTTGTTGCAAAATCGTGGTGTCGCGGTCGCCGTCTCCCCCCTTCGACGTGGTAGCTGGCGCGGTCGTCGGTCGTCCGTTATCGGCCTGCGTTCACGCCAGCGAGGCGCTCTTGTCGGTGTCGACGTCGTCGACGGTGTCGGTCGTCGTCTCGATGTCCTCGACGTCGTTCGCGGACACCTCGTCCGCGTCGGACTTCGTCGACACTGTGGACTCCTTCGCGGCCTTCAGTTCGCGCTCTACCTCTTCGCGACCCTTCTGGAACTCCCCCATCGCCTCACCGCTGGATCGTGCGAGCTTCGGCAGTTTGTCCGCGCCGAAGAGCAGGATGACCAGCAGGAAGATAAGGACGATCTCCGGGCCGCCGATTCCCCCAATGAACAGCGGTATCATCATGGCTCTAACCGAACAGTAGTACGTCGTATGAGTAGATAAACATACCGCAGGTGATAGTTGCGTCGCCGGGATGCACAGCTTTACGTCCGGAACGGCGCAACCGGGCGACGACGCGATGGAGACGGAACACGCCTGCACCGTCGGCGACGCCCGAGACATGACGACGCTCGCGACCGACTCGGTCGACCTGGTCGTCACGTCGCCACCGTACCCGATGATAGAGATGTGGGACGAGACGTTCGCGTCGCTGAACCCGGCAGTCGGCGACGCGCTCGACGCCGGCGACGGCGAGCGGGCGTTCTCGCTGATGCACGACGAACTCGCGGCGGTGTGGGCGGAGCTCTCTCGGGTGGTCCGCCCCGGCGGCATCGTCTGCTGCAACGTCGGGGACGCCGTCCGGACGCTCGACGGCAGCTTCTCGCAGTACGCGAACCACGCCCGCGTGACCGCCGACATGCGCGAGCTGGGGTTCCGACCGCTGCCCGACGTGCTCTGGCGCAAGCCCACGAACAAGGCGAACAAG
Coding sequences within:
- the tatA gene encoding twin-arginine translocase TatA/TatE family subunit, with product MIPLFIGGIGGPEIVLIFLLVILLFGADKLPKLARSSGEAMGEFQKGREEVERELKAAKESTVSTKSDADEVSANDVEDIETTTDTVDDVDTDKSASLA
- the msrA gene encoding peptide-methionine (S)-S-oxide reductase MsrA, which encodes MDQPTDPASIDAAAPPSSETTTATFGAGCFWGPEARFGALPGVVRTRVGYAGGDTASPTYHSLGDHTEVVQVEYDPEELSYEALLEAFWDCHTPAATGKRQYRSVVLTDDDEQAAAAERVRERVVARTHRAVETAIEPLDAFTLAEDYHQKYELRSTPVLGDEVVDHLGDGLVDSTVAARLNGFVAGHGDGRQRRAFLARLDLPPTVLSEVERRL
- a CDS encoding response regulator — protein: MSGDDTEQPTVLVVDDEEKLADMYTLWLRNEYDVRTVYDGEAVLSNLDGVDVVLLDRRMPGCSGDEVMDRLERRDDDPAVVVVTAVDPDFDILELSFDDYVCKPVQADELVAVIEQQLTAREHGDDLRRYRQLATKRQLLELEHGPGVLEDTSDLRALRDELEQLEGELRRTLDDFDALLESFQRINRGPGRTRR
- a CDS encoding MBL fold metallo-hydrolase, which translates into the protein MFERYPIPTPFQVGPINAYLAGRTLVDPGPDGEEAWTELLTALEENDLSPDDVEQVLVTHPHPDHFGSAHRFAERGATVYASDPCAEIVGDFAGRWAYEREFFTDFFERNGMSAATADTVTELPEAFLNYAPDVDVDVSLAAGDTVTVAGTELAVDEVTGHALGELTFTYEDDDGDSVCIVGDNVLPDITPNPFLQPPTEPGGERPRVLPRYNDCLERQHDAGYDRLLPGHRDVITDPSGRIREILDAHEQRTDDVRELLDGPMTAVDVMAGLFEDLPVTEQFSGMSEAIGHLDVLEERGVVERTERGGMIVYERA
- a CDS encoding DUF7344 domain-containing protein yields the protein MGVAKAKGDEEAQPSTRVSEDELFDVLSNHRRRYAVHVMKREDAERLELGPMAEQIAAWENEVELAEVGYEERKRVYTALQQQHLPMMDDAGVVEFDKDRGVVEPTPALADVDLYLDVVRGKEIPWNEYYLGLSAVSVALVAGVGLDVTPFTVLPEFAWMVFIVVSFACSALAHRYYVAELELGGDGEPPELEG